The proteins below are encoded in one region of Cyclopterus lumpus isolate fCycLum1 chromosome 8, fCycLum1.pri, whole genome shotgun sequence:
- the natd1 gene encoding protein NATD1 yields MAQAAPVTVFDANNSQIQVEHDKKRRQFVIRLNGSHDRAVLLYDYVGKKTVDLQHTEVPDAYRGRGIAKHLAKAAMDFVVEEDLKAHLTCWYIQKYVKENPQPQYFEHIYQ; encoded by the exons ATGGCACAGGCGGCGCCGGTGACTGTTTTCGACGCAAACAACTCTCAGATACAAGTGGAACACGATAAAAAGCGTCGGCAGTTTGTTATAAGACTAAATG GATCTCATGATCGTGCAGTTCTTCTGTATGATTACGTTGGGAAGAAGACGGTGGACTTGCAACACACTGAAGTTCCAGATGCTTACAGAGGTAGAGGAATAGCAAAGCACCTGGCCAAG GCAGCCATGGATTTTGTGGTGGAAGAGGATCTGAAAGCTCACTTGACCTGCTGGTACATTCAGAAATACGTCAAAGAGAATCCTCAGCCTCAGTACTTTGAACATATTTATCAATGA
- the tmem11 gene encoding LOW QUALITY PROTEIN: transmembrane protein 11, mitochondrial (The sequence of the model RefSeq protein was modified relative to this genomic sequence to represent the inferred CDS: inserted 2 bases in 2 codons; deleted 1 base in 1 codon) codes for MASLGRRRGVPVSRERGVMAATECNIVHEIYNGENVQDQFEYELEQAXEAQYKYIVIEPTRIGDETARWITVGNCLHKTAVLSGTACLLTPLSLPVEYSRYVALPAGAFSVACAALYGISWQFDPCCKYQVEYDSQKLSRLPLHTLTSSTPVVLVRRDDVHRKRLHNTIALAALAYCXKKIYELYAV; via the exons ATGGCGTCGCTGGGAAGGAGGCGCGGTGTCCCAGTAAGCAGGGAGAG GGGAGTGATGGCAGCGACAGAGTGC AACATTGTGCACGAGATCTACAATGGGGAGAATGTGCAGGACCAGTTTGAGTACGAGTTGGAGCAGG CTGAGGCCCAGTATAAATACATTGTCATTGAGCCCACACGCATCGGAGATGAAACGGCCCGGTGGATTACCGTGGGCAACTGCCTGCACAAGACGGCCGTGTTGTCAGGTACCGCTTGCCTCCTGACGCCCCTTTCTCTGCCCGTTGAGTACTCACGTTATGTGGCATTGCCCGCTGGTGCCTTCAGTGTGGCCTGTGCTGCCCTCTATGGGATTTCATGGCAATTTGACCCCTGCTGCAAGTACCAGGTGGAGTACGACAGCCAAAAACTCTCACGGCTGCCCCTGCATACACTCACCTCCTCGACGCCCGTTGTATTGGTACGCAGGGATGATGTCCACAGAAAGAGACTCCATAATACGATAGCACTGGCTGCCCTGGCATATT GCAAGAAGATCTACGAACTCTATGCTGTATGA
- the dhrs7b gene encoding dehydrogenase/reductase SDR family member 7B translates to MERVMGGGVLQLVLLSAGILLLYRILVRLRPGADLQDAVVVITGASSGLGKECARVFHTAGARLVLCGRDAARLQQVVQELTASSTSSGPQTYTPSTVTFDLSDTDTVDGAAEEILKCYGQVDVLINNAGISYRGNILDTHLSVQRDVMETNYFGTIALTQALLPSMVHRRSGHIVVISSVQGKIAIPYRSAYAASKHATQAYFDCLRAEIEHCGIPVTVISPGYIRTSLSVNAVTGDGSKYGVLDKTTAAGRDPRDVAQAVLKAVHRKSKDVVLAGPQPNLAIYLRTMWPALFFKLMSSRARKERKPKDE, encoded by the exons ATGGAGCGCGTCATGGGAGGAGGAGTACTTCAGCTGGTTTTATTAAGTGCGGGGATCTTGTTGCTTTATCGAATACTTGTCCGCCTCAGACCAGGAGCTGATCTGCAGGACGCCGTGGTGGTCATCACAGGTGCCAGCTCTGGCCTCGGGAAAG AGTGTGCTCGGGTCTTTCACACTGCAGGCGCAAGGCTGGTGCTCTGTGGACGAGATGCAGCCCGCCTGCAGCAGGTGGTCCAGGAGCTCACAGCAAGTTCAACAAGCTCGGGACCACAG ACTTACACTCCCAGCACCGTCACCTTCGACTTGTctgacacagacacagtggacggagctgcagaggagatCCTGAAATGTTATGGGCAAGTGGACGTTCTCATCAATAATGCTGGAATCAGTTACCGCGGCAACATACTGGATACCCACCTTTCAGTTCAGCGGGATGTTATGGAAACAAATTACTTTGGGACCATTGCTCTTACTCAAG CTCTCCTGCCCTCCATGGTTCATCGACGCAGTGGTCACATCGTTGTCATCAGCAGCGTCCAGGGCAAAATAGCCATTCCTTACAGATCTGCCT ATGCTGCCTCAAAGCACGCCACCCAGGCCTACTTTGACTGCTTACGGGCCGAGATCGAGCACTGCGGGATTCCAGTGACCGTGATCAGTCCTGGGTACATCCGAACCAGCCTGTCGGTCAACGCCGTCACAGGAGACGGCTCCAAGTATGGAG TTTTGGATAAAACCACAGCAGCGGGTCGGGACCCCAGAGACGTGGCTCAGGCTGTTCTGAAGGCCGTCCATCGGAAGAGCAAAGATGTCGTTCTGGCCGGACCTCAACCCAATCTGGCCATTTACCTCCGCACTATG